A section of the Pseudomonas flavescens genome encodes:
- a CDS encoding sulfonate ABC transporter substrate-binding protein → MRTITLRRSLVALFAAAISFGAITQAQAETLRIGYQKYGTLVLLKAKGTLEKRLADKGVDVKWTEFPGGPQLLEGLNVGSVDFGVTGETPPVFAQAAGADLLYVAYEPPAPHSEAILVPKDSPLKSVAELKGKKVALNKGSNVHYLLVRALEDAGLKYSDIQPVYLPPADARAAFERGSVDAWVIWDPFQAAAEQQLQARTLRDGEGLVDNHQFYLATKPYAEKNPEILQVLIEEVRAVGEDSKADPEKVTDQVAPLLGLPRDITAIAVKRQGYGAAALTPEVVTAQQKIADTFTELKLIPKKLSIKDVIWTPPASLAAAQKAQQ, encoded by the coding sequence ATGCGCACTATCACTTTGCGTCGGAGTCTGGTCGCCTTGTTTGCCGCGGCCATTTCCTTCGGCGCCATTACCCAAGCTCAAGCCGAGACACTGCGTATCGGCTATCAGAAATACGGCACCCTGGTGCTGCTCAAGGCCAAGGGGACGCTGGAGAAGCGTCTGGCCGACAAGGGCGTGGACGTCAAATGGACCGAGTTCCCCGGTGGCCCGCAGTTGCTCGAAGGGCTCAACGTAGGCTCCGTGGATTTCGGAGTGACCGGTGAAACGCCGCCGGTCTTCGCCCAGGCGGCCGGTGCCGATCTGCTCTACGTCGCCTACGAGCCGCCAGCCCCGCACAGCGAAGCGATTCTGGTACCCAAGGATTCACCGCTCAAGTCGGTGGCCGAGCTGAAAGGCAAGAAGGTCGCGCTGAACAAGGGCTCCAACGTGCATTACCTGCTGGTGCGTGCTCTGGAAGACGCGGGCCTGAAGTACAGCGATATCCAGCCCGTTTACCTGCCGCCGGCCGATGCCCGCGCTGCATTCGAACGCGGCAGCGTCGACGCCTGGGTCATCTGGGACCCCTTCCAGGCGGCCGCCGAACAGCAACTGCAGGCACGCACCCTGCGTGACGGTGAAGGCCTGGTCGACAACCACCAGTTCTACCTCGCTACCAAACCCTACGCCGAGAAGAACCCGGAAATCCTTCAGGTGCTGATCGAAGAGGTCCGCGCCGTGGGCGAAGACTCCAAGGCCGACCCGGAAAAGGTTACCGACCAGGTCGCACCGCTGCTCGGCTTGCCACGGGACATCACCGCCATTGCCGTGAAGCGCCAGGGCTACGGCGCTGCAGCACTGACTCCGGAAGTGGTGACGGCGCAGCAGAAGATCGCCGACACCTTCACCGAGCTGAAACTGATCCCCAAGAAATTGAGCATCAAGGACGTGATCTGGACACCGCCGGCGTCCCTCGCAGCCGCTCAGAAAGCCCAGCAGTAA
- a CDS encoding DMP19 family protein, with product MPYHRYPELAFLKIDHLSFDEQKVFFHLRNGQVFSLIQDGYLRLDRLSPAQRQDYRLENLGFTASWRHLGGSCWDAPELAWEDLQNQALRRLDEAAWDLEAIELRDRQLVALWRLQADYYNGGLLQFFANWGMPTFEYAQAALALLGLQQARQLLQDFYGVFAHLQDEPTEIALWDIPQWLTEAQNARLCEVDERLGEAIEELQWVALGHFLTT from the coding sequence ATGCCCTATCATCGTTACCCCGAACTCGCCTTCCTGAAGATCGACCACCTGAGCTTCGATGAGCAGAAGGTGTTCTTTCATCTGCGCAATGGTCAGGTGTTTTCCCTGATCCAGGATGGCTATCTACGACTCGACCGTCTTTCACCCGCGCAGCGGCAGGACTATCGCCTGGAAAATCTGGGGTTCACCGCCAGCTGGCGACATCTGGGAGGCAGTTGCTGGGATGCTCCGGAACTGGCCTGGGAGGACCTGCAGAACCAGGCGTTGCGCCGTCTGGACGAAGCCGCTTGGGACCTCGAGGCGATCGAACTGCGAGATCGACAATTGGTGGCCTTATGGCGTCTCCAGGCCGACTACTACAACGGTGGCCTGCTGCAGTTCTTCGCCAACTGGGGCATGCCGACCTTCGAGTACGCCCAGGCCGCACTCGCCCTGCTGGGCCTGCAGCAGGCCCGTCAATTGTTGCAGGATTTCTACGGTGTATTCGCTCATCTGCAGGATGAGCCGACCGAAATCGCCCTGTGGGACATCCCGCAATGGCTGACCGAGGCGCAGAACGCACGACTCTGCGAGGTGGACGAGCGGTTGGGCGAGGCGATCGAGGAACTGCAGTGGGTGGCGCTTGGACATTTCCTGACGACCTGA
- a CDS encoding sugar O-acetyltransferase gives MALSEKHKMLIGELYLASDPELQAESAATIAWLARYNGNLGLSPAERTQVLGERLASIGRGVVVRSPFHCDYGFNLSLGDEVFINFNCVILDVVAVSIGDKTQIGPGVQILTADHPRAPAERESGLEFGRPVSIGRNVWIGAGALILPGVTVGDDALIGAGSVVTRDVPAGAKVAGNPARLLE, from the coding sequence ATGGCGCTCAGTGAAAAACACAAAATGCTCATCGGTGAGCTCTATCTGGCCAGCGATCCCGAACTGCAGGCCGAAAGCGCCGCCACCATCGCCTGGCTGGCGCGCTACAACGGCAACCTGGGGCTGTCACCTGCCGAGCGTACCCAAGTGCTGGGCGAGCGCCTGGCCAGCATTGGCCGGGGCGTGGTGGTGCGTTCGCCGTTTCACTGCGATTACGGCTTCAATCTCAGCCTGGGCGACGAGGTGTTCATCAACTTCAACTGCGTGATCCTCGACGTGGTGGCCGTGAGCATCGGCGACAAGACCCAGATCGGCCCCGGCGTGCAGATACTCACCGCGGATCATCCCCGTGCTCCTGCCGAGCGTGAGTCCGGCCTGGAATTCGGTCGGCCTGTGAGCATCGGTCGCAACGTATGGATCGGCGCTGGAGCGCTGATCCTTCCGGGAGTGACCGTCGGTGACGACGCGCTGATCGGCGCTGGCAGCGTGGTCACCCGCGATGTACCTGCTGGAGCGAAGGTCGCAGGCAATCCGGCGCGGCTGCTCGAATAG
- a CDS encoding class I SAM-dependent methyltransferase — translation MPIDPDQLQQITSRTLAHYQANAEGFREGTRDHDVSQNIDALLRHIDAAAPLSILDFGCGPGRDLRTFARLGHRPVGLDGCSQFVAMARADSGCEVWHQDFLALNLPAERFDGIFANAVLFHIPSQELPRVLRELRASLKPGGVLFSSNPRGDNQEGWSGERYGAWHDLDSWRQLLTAAGFDELEHYYRPAGLPREQQPWLASVWRRCDA, via the coding sequence ATGCCCATCGACCCCGATCAGTTGCAACAGATCACCAGCCGCACGCTGGCTCATTACCAGGCCAACGCCGAAGGCTTTCGCGAGGGCACCCGCGACCATGACGTCAGCCAGAATATCGACGCGCTGCTGCGCCATATCGACGCGGCCGCCCCCCTGAGCATTCTCGACTTCGGCTGTGGTCCCGGCCGTGACCTGCGCACCTTCGCAAGGCTCGGCCATCGCCCGGTAGGTCTCGACGGCTGCTCGCAGTTCGTCGCCATGGCCCGCGCAGACAGTGGCTGCGAGGTCTGGCACCAAGACTTTCTCGCCCTGAATCTGCCGGCAGAACGCTTCGACGGCATATTCGCCAACGCCGTGCTGTTCCATATCCCCAGCCAGGAACTGCCTCGGGTGCTCAGGGAACTTCGTGCCAGCCTGAAGCCGGGCGGCGTGCTGTTCAGCTCCAACCCAAGAGGCGACAACCAGGAAGGCTGGAGCGGCGAGCGCTATGGTGCCTGGCATGACCTGGACAGCTGGCGCCAACTGCTCACCGCCGCCGGCTTCGACGAGCTGGAACATTACTACCGCCCAGCTGGCCTGCCACGCGAGCAACAACCCTGGCTGGCCAGTGTATGGCGTCGCTGCGATGCCTGA
- the ssuD gene encoding FMNH2-dependent alkanesulfonate monooxygenase yields the protein MSLNIFWFLPTHGDGHYLGTSQGARAVDHGYLQQIAQAADRLGFGGVLIPTGRSCEDSWLVAASLIPVTQRLKFLVALRPGIISPTVAARQAATLDRLSGGRALFNLVTGGDPDELAGDGLNLSHAERYEASVEFTRIWRRVLEGEVVDYDGKHIQVKGAKLLYPPVQQPRPPLYFGGSSEAAQDLAAEQVELYLTWGEPPSAVAEKIAAVREKAAAQGREVRFGIRLHVIVRETNEEAWKAADKLIAHVDDDTIARAQASLARFDSVGQQRMAALHGGSKDNLEVSPNLWAGVGLVRGGAGTALVGDGPTVAERVKEYAALGIDTFIFSGYPHLEESYRVAELLFPHLDVNRPALPEGANYVSPFGEMVANDILPKAASAS from the coding sequence ATGAGTCTGAACATTTTCTGGTTTCTGCCGACCCACGGTGACGGCCATTATCTCGGTACCTCGCAAGGGGCCCGTGCCGTTGACCACGGTTATCTGCAGCAAATCGCCCAGGCTGCCGACCGCCTCGGTTTCGGCGGCGTACTGATTCCCACCGGCCGTTCCTGCGAGGATTCCTGGCTGGTCGCCGCGTCGCTGATCCCGGTGACCCAGCGCCTGAAATTCCTCGTGGCCCTGCGTCCGGGCATCATTTCTCCGACCGTGGCTGCACGCCAGGCGGCGACACTGGATCGTCTGTCCGGCGGTCGTGCGTTGTTCAATCTGGTCACCGGCGGTGATCCGGACGAACTGGCAGGCGATGGTCTGAACCTGTCCCACGCCGAACGCTACGAAGCGTCCGTCGAGTTCACCCGCATCTGGCGTCGCGTGCTGGAAGGCGAAGTGGTCGATTACGACGGCAAGCATATTCAGGTGAAGGGCGCCAAGCTGCTTTACCCGCCAGTCCAGCAACCGCGTCCGCCGCTGTACTTCGGTGGCTCCTCGGAAGCCGCGCAGGACCTCGCCGCCGAACAGGTCGAGCTGTACCTGACCTGGGGTGAACCACCGTCCGCGGTGGCCGAGAAGATCGCCGCCGTGCGGGAGAAAGCCGCGGCCCAGGGGCGCGAAGTGCGCTTTGGCATTCGTCTGCACGTGATCGTCCGGGAAACCAACGAAGAGGCCTGGAAGGCCGCTGACAAGCTGATTGCCCATGTCGACGATGACACCATCGCTCGCGCCCAGGCCTCTCTGGCGCGCTTCGACTCGGTCGGCCAACAGCGCATGGCTGCCCTGCACGGCGGTAGCAAGGACAACCTGGAGGTGTCACCCAACCTCTGGGCTGGTGTCGGCCTGGTGCGCGGTGGTGCCGGTACGGCGCTGGTCGGCGATGGTCCGACGGTGGCCGAGCGGGTCAAGGAATACGCCGCGCTGGGCATCGATACCTTCATCTTCTCCGGTTATCCACACCTCGAAGAGTCCTATCGGGTCGCCGAACTGCTGTTCCCACACCTGGACGTGAACCGCCCTGCGCTGCCGGAAGGCGCGAACTATGTCAGCCCGTTCGGTGAAATGGTCGCCAACGACATCCTGCCCAAGGCGGCGTCGGCCAGTTGA
- a CDS encoding peroxiredoxin, whose amino-acid sequence MSIRLGDIAPDFEQDSSEGRIRFHEWLGSQWGILFSHPADFTPVCTTELGFTAKLKDEFAKRNVKAIALSVDPVDSHLKWIDDINETQNTAVNFPILADADRKVSELYDLIHPNANDTLTVRSLFVIDPNKKVRLSITYPASTGRNFNEILRVVDSLQLTDSHKVATPANWQDGDDVVIVPSLKDEDEIKQRFPKGYRAVKPYLRLTPQPNK is encoded by the coding sequence ATGAGCATCCGCCTTGGCGACATCGCACCTGACTTCGAACAGGATTCCAGCGAAGGCCGTATCCGCTTCCACGAGTGGCTGGGTAGCCAGTGGGGCATCCTGTTCTCCCACCCTGCGGATTTCACGCCGGTGTGCACCACCGAGCTGGGTTTCACCGCCAAGCTGAAAGACGAGTTCGCCAAGCGCAACGTCAAGGCCATCGCCCTGTCCGTGGACCCGGTCGACTCCCACCTGAAGTGGATCGACGACATCAACGAGACCCAGAACACCGCGGTCAACTTCCCGATTCTGGCCGATGCCGACCGCAAGGTTTCCGAGCTCTACGACCTCATCCACCCGAATGCCAACGACACCCTGACCGTGCGTTCGCTGTTCGTCATCGACCCGAACAAGAAGGTCCGCCTGAGCATCACCTATCCGGCGAGCACGGGGCGCAACTTCAACGAAATTCTCCGTGTGGTCGACTCGCTGCAACTCACCGACAGCCACAAGGTGGCCACCCCGGCCAACTGGCAGGACGGTGACGATGTGGTGATCGTGCCTTCGCTGAAGGACGAAGACGAGATCAAGCAGCGCTTCCCCAAAGGCTATCGCGCCGTGAAGCCCTACCTGCGCCTCACCCCGCAACCGAACAAGTAA
- a CDS encoding OprD family porin → MKKSTLALAVTLATLAQQASAAGFVEDSTAKLDLRNFYYDLNTKNTADNTGEANEWGQGFIFNYQSGFTQGTVGVGVDVIGLYGLRLDSGGKNTKAGRDRTPGQLFPLETDGSAVNDYSKAGATAKFRLSKTELRVGTLQPKLPVVTFNDGRLLPQLFNGGQVISNEIDGLTLTAGQLEHTKTRSSTDDIGLRIGGAARPNGTAVGTPIADTNKFYFAGGDYKITKDLTAQYYYGNLEDFYKQHFLGLVHNLALPAGNLKTDLRYFNSGSDGKNGNLAGRNEGYRSSGYWAAGDTKSGEVDNQTWSALFTYSLSGHALSAGYQQVSGDSALPFLNQGDGSSSYLITDRQIGKFASAGERTWLAEYGYDFGTVGVPGLKAVVTYLKGDNIDAADGERKEWERDFRLDYAVQQGSLKGLGFSWRNASLRGNNATDADENRLIVSYSLPLL, encoded by the coding sequence ATGAAAAAATCCACCCTGGCCCTGGCCGTCACCCTCGCCACGCTGGCGCAACAGGCCAGCGCTGCCGGCTTCGTCGAAGACAGCACCGCCAAACTCGACCTGCGCAATTTCTATTACGACCTGAACACCAAGAACACCGCCGACAACACGGGCGAAGCGAATGAGTGGGGGCAGGGTTTTATTTTCAACTACCAGTCCGGCTTCACCCAGGGCACCGTTGGTGTCGGCGTCGACGTGATCGGGCTGTATGGCCTGCGTCTGGATTCCGGCGGCAAGAACACCAAAGCCGGTCGTGATCGCACCCCGGGCCAGCTGTTCCCGCTGGAAACCGATGGCAGTGCCGTCAACGATTACAGCAAGGCTGGCGCTACCGCCAAGTTCCGCCTCTCGAAAACCGAGCTGCGCGTCGGCACCCTGCAGCCGAAGCTGCCGGTCGTGACCTTCAACGACGGCCGTCTGCTGCCACAGCTGTTCAACGGTGGCCAGGTCATCTCCAATGAGATCGATGGCCTGACCCTGACTGCCGGTCAACTGGAGCACACCAAGACCCGCTCTTCTACCGATGACATCGGTCTGCGCATCGGTGGCGCCGCTCGCCCGAATGGTACGGCTGTCGGCACGCCAATCGCCGATACCAACAAGTTCTACTTCGCCGGTGGCGACTACAAGATCACCAAGGACCTGACCGCCCAGTACTACTACGGCAACCTGGAAGACTTCTACAAGCAGCACTTCCTGGGCCTGGTCCATAACCTGGCTCTGCCGGCCGGTAATCTGAAAACCGATCTGCGCTATTTCAACAGCGGCTCCGATGGCAAGAACGGCAACCTGGCGGGCCGTAACGAAGGCTACCGCAGCAGCGGCTACTGGGCTGCTGGCGACACCAAGAGCGGCGAAGTCGACAACCAGACCTGGAGCGCCCTGTTCACCTACAGCCTGAGTGGCCATGCCCTGAGCGCGGGTTACCAGCAGGTTTCCGGCGACAGCGCTCTCCCGTTCCTCAACCAGGGTGACGGCTCCAGCTCCTACCTGATCACCGACCGTCAGATCGGCAAGTTCGCCAGTGCTGGCGAACGCACCTGGCTGGCCGAGTATGGCTATGACTTCGGTACCGTTGGCGTGCCTGGCCTGAAAGCTGTCGTCACTTACCTGAAAGGCGACAACATCGATGCCGCCGATGGCGAGCGCAAAGAGTGGGAGCGCGACTTCCGTCTGGATTACGCCGTTCAGCAGGGTTCGCTCAAAGGTCTGGGCTTCTCCTGGCGTAATGCTTCGCTGCGTGGCAACAACGCGACAGACGCCGACGAGAATCGTCTGATCGTCAGCTATAGCCTGCCGCTGCTCTAA
- a CDS encoding potassium transporter Kup, with product MSTTTTRTSPIALLIGAVGIVYGDIGTSPLYSLKEIFSPHYGVDLSQASVLGILSLIFWSLTLVVTVKYVMFILRADNGGEGGIMALTALAQRAAAGHPRLRSVLIMLGLFGAALFYGDSMLTPAVSVLSAVEGVGLVVDGIDHWVVPVALLILVPLFLLQRHGTARIGYLFGPVMVVWFVVLGALGVHGIVQQPQVLLALNPYWALHFFIANPLLGVTVMGAVVLTITGAEALYADMGHFGRRPIVHAWLFLAFPGLILNYFGQGAVLLSDPEAVRNPFYLLAPSWALIPLIGLSTLATIIASQAVITGAFSVTRQAIQLGYVPRMQILHTSSAEQGQIYIPLINSCLLIGVVLLVLGFQSSSGLAGAYGVAVTGTMLCTTLLVSAVILLLWRWPKVLAVPLLAVFLLVDGIFFAANVPKIAGGGAVPMIVGILLFGLMTTWKRGRQLVLERLDEHALVLRDFIASIALQPPHRVAGTAVFLTSRVDVVPHALLHNLLHNQVLHERVMLLTVLYEDRPRVPLAERFELDAYDQGFYRVRLRFGFLEAPDIPQALAQLSEKGLDCPPMRTTYFLSRETVIPSERIGMAMWRERLFAVLQKNAGSSLGFFRLPVNRVIELGTQVEI from the coding sequence GTGAGCACCACCACTACCCGCACCTCTCCCATTGCGTTGCTGATCGGCGCGGTCGGTATCGTTTATGGCGATATCGGCACCAGCCCGCTGTACAGCCTCAAGGAAATCTTTTCGCCGCATTACGGCGTCGATCTGTCCCAGGCCAGCGTGCTCGGTATCCTGTCGCTGATCTTCTGGTCGCTGACCCTGGTGGTCACCGTCAAGTACGTGATGTTCATCCTGCGCGCCGACAATGGCGGCGAGGGGGGCATCATGGCCCTCACCGCCCTGGCCCAGCGCGCCGCTGCCGGCCATCCACGTCTGCGTTCGGTACTGATCATGCTCGGCCTGTTCGGCGCCGCACTGTTCTATGGTGACAGCATGCTCACTCCGGCGGTTTCGGTGCTCTCCGCCGTGGAGGGTGTCGGTCTGGTGGTCGACGGCATCGATCACTGGGTGGTGCCGGTGGCGCTGCTGATCCTGGTGCCGCTGTTTCTGTTGCAGCGCCATGGTACGGCGCGCATCGGTTATCTGTTCGGGCCGGTGATGGTGGTCTGGTTCGTGGTGCTGGGTGCGCTGGGCGTACATGGCATCGTGCAGCAGCCGCAAGTGTTGCTGGCGCTGAATCCCTATTGGGCGCTGCACTTCTTCATCGCCAATCCGTTGCTTGGGGTGACGGTAATGGGCGCGGTGGTGCTGACCATCACCGGGGCTGAGGCGCTGTATGCCGACATGGGCCACTTCGGTCGCCGTCCCATCGTGCACGCCTGGCTGTTTCTGGCCTTTCCCGGTCTGATTCTCAACTATTTCGGCCAGGGCGCAGTGCTGCTCAGCGATCCCGAGGCGGTGCGTAACCCCTTTTATCTGCTGGCGCCGTCCTGGGCGCTGATTCCCCTGATCGGCCTGTCGACCCTGGCCACCATCATCGCCTCCCAGGCGGTGATCACCGGCGCCTTCTCGGTGACTCGCCAGGCGATCCAGCTCGGCTACGTGCCGCGCATGCAGATCCTGCACACCTCCAGTGCCGAACAGGGGCAGATCTACATTCCCCTGATCAACAGTTGCTTGCTGATCGGTGTGGTACTGCTGGTGCTCGGCTTCCAGTCGTCCAGTGGCCTGGCCGGCGCCTATGGTGTGGCCGTGACAGGCACCATGCTGTGCACCACGCTGCTGGTGTCGGCGGTGATCCTGCTGTTGTGGCGCTGGCCGAAAGTCCTGGCCGTGCCGCTGTTGGCGGTGTTCCTGCTGGTCGACGGCATCTTCTTCGCCGCCAACGTGCCGAAGATCGCCGGTGGCGGTGCAGTTCCAATGATCGTCGGCATCCTGCTGTTCGGCCTGATGACTACCTGGAAACGCGGTCGCCAACTGGTGCTCGAACGCCTCGACGAACATGCGCTGGTGCTGCGCGACTTCATCGCCAGCATTGCCCTGCAACCGCCCCATCGGGTCGCCGGTACCGCGGTGTTCCTGACCAGCCGGGTGGACGTGGTGCCCCATGCGCTGTTGCACAACCTGCTGCATAACCAGGTCCTGCATGAGCGGGTGATGCTGCTCACCGTGCTCTACGAGGATCGTCCGCGGGTGCCGTTGGCCGAGCGCTTCGAACTCGATGCCTATGACCAGGGGTTCTATCGCGTGCGCCTGCGCTTCGGCTTCCTCGAAGCACCGGACATTCCTCAGGCGCTGGCGCAACTGAGCGAAAAGGGACTCGATTGCCCGCCGATGCGCACCACCTACTTCCTCAGCCGGGAAACGGTGATTCCTTCCGAGCGTATCGGCATGGCCATGTGGCGCGAGCGGCTGTTCGCCGTGCTGCAGAAGAACGCCGGTAGCTCTCTGGGCTTCTTCCGGCTGCCGGTGAACCGGGTGATCGAGCTGGGCACGCAGGTGGAGATTTAG
- the ssuE gene encoding NADPH-dependent FMN reductase, with protein sequence MLVVLLGGSPSQKSRSNVLLDRARQWLQSHGVEVVSYQVRDFEAEDLLFARFDSPRIQSLQAHVAAADGLIVATPVYKASFSGALKTLLDVLPERALHHKVVLPIATGGSSAHMLAVDYALKPVLSALKAQEVLHGVFADDSQIAYTDTGGDLLPVLEQRLDDALQHLIQALNRRPQPIEPGLLNDRLISGRWSA encoded by the coding sequence ATGTTGGTGGTTTTGCTGGGTGGCAGTCCGAGCCAGAAGTCACGCTCCAACGTACTGCTCGACAGGGCGCGGCAGTGGCTGCAGTCCCATGGTGTCGAGGTGGTGAGTTATCAGGTGCGTGACTTCGAGGCCGAGGATCTGCTCTTCGCCCGTTTCGACAGCCCGCGCATTCAGAGCTTGCAGGCCCACGTGGCTGCTGCCGATGGGCTGATCGTGGCGACGCCGGTATACAAGGCGTCGTTTTCGGGCGCATTGAAGACCCTGCTCGACGTGCTGCCCGAGCGCGCGCTGCATCACAAGGTGGTGCTGCCAATCGCCACGGGTGGTAGCAGTGCCCACATGCTGGCGGTGGATTACGCCTTGAAGCCGGTGCTGTCGGCGCTCAAGGCGCAGGAAGTACTGCACGGCGTTTTCGCCGATGACAGCCAGATTGCCTACACCGATACCGGTGGCGATCTGCTGCCGGTACTTGAACAGCGTCTGGATGACGCCTTGCAGCATCTGATCCAGGCACTCAACCGCCGGCCACAGCCGATCGAGCCGGGGCTGTTAAACGATCGCCTGATCAGTGGGCGCTGGAGCGCCTGA
- a CDS encoding DNA polymerase II: MDLQQGFVLTRHWRDTPAGTQVEFWLSTDSGPRLVRLPPQTSVAFIPVEQRARAEALLGKEADVELRPLQLRDFRQRPVLGLYCRQQRPLIQLEQALRQAGVEVYEADIRPPERYLMERFITAPVLFGGTPTQEGVLIDAQLKPAPDYRPQLKLVSLDIETTARGELYSIALEGCGQRQVYMLGPPNGDADVDFDLAYLDSRAELLEALNGWLERFDPDAIIGWNVVQFDLRVLHEHAQRLQVPLRLGRGGEALNWREHGSKQHFFASAPGRLIIDGIEALRSATWSFQSFSLESVAQQLLGEGKAIDNPYQRMDEINRMFAEDKPALARYNLKDCELVTRIFAKTELLTFLLERATVTGLPVDRSGGSVAAFSHLYMPLMHRQGFVAPNQGERPPEASPGGFVMDSRPGLYESVLVLDYKSLYPSLIRTFLIDPVGLVEGLRQPDDAHSVAGFRGARFSRTRHCLPAIVERVWQGREAAKRAGNAPLSQALKIIMNAFYGVLGSSGCRFFDTRLASSITLRGHEVMRRTRELIEAEGHAVIYGDTDSTFVWLRSAHREDDAERIGRGLVQRVNAWWREHLQTEFGLQSALELQFETHFSRFLMPTIRGMEEGSKKRYAGLIRQADGGEEMVFKGLETVRSDWSPLARQFQQELYLRIFKRQPYQDYVRDYVQSTLDGEFDERLVYRKRLRRRLDDYQRNVPPHVRAARLADAHNDEQGRPRQYQSGGWISYVMSVAGPEPLELRRAPIDYGHYLSKQLQPVADAILPFVDDDFSALIGGQLELF, encoded by the coding sequence GTGGATCTACAGCAGGGCTTCGTCCTGACCCGGCACTGGCGCGATACGCCAGCCGGTACCCAGGTGGAATTCTGGCTGTCGACCGACAGCGGCCCGCGTCTCGTCCGCCTGCCGCCGCAAACGTCGGTGGCCTTCATTCCTGTCGAGCAGCGCGCGCGCGCCGAGGCCTTGTTGGGCAAGGAGGCGGATGTCGAGCTGCGCCCGCTGCAGCTGCGCGACTTCCGTCAGCGCCCGGTACTTGGCCTGTACTGCCGCCAGCAGCGCCCGTTGATTCAGCTCGAGCAGGCCCTGCGGCAGGCCGGTGTGGAAGTCTACGAGGCCGATATCCGTCCGCCCGAGCGTTACCTGATGGAGCGCTTCATTACCGCGCCTGTACTGTTCGGCGGTACGCCGACACAGGAGGGGGTGCTGATAGACGCGCAGTTGAAGCCGGCGCCGGACTATCGCCCGCAGCTCAAACTGGTTTCCCTGGATATCGAAACCACCGCCCGCGGCGAGCTGTATTCGATCGCTCTGGAGGGCTGCGGCCAACGCCAGGTGTACATGCTCGGGCCGCCGAACGGTGACGCCGACGTCGACTTCGATCTCGCTTATCTGGATAGCCGCGCCGAGTTGCTGGAGGCGCTCAATGGTTGGCTGGAGCGTTTCGATCCGGACGCCATCATCGGTTGGAACGTGGTGCAGTTCGACCTGCGTGTGCTGCACGAGCACGCGCAGCGTCTGCAAGTGCCGCTACGCCTCGGCCGTGGTGGCGAAGCGTTGAACTGGCGCGAGCATGGTTCCAAGCAGCATTTCTTCGCCAGTGCACCGGGCCGTCTGATCATCGATGGCATCGAAGCGCTGCGCTCGGCCACCTGGAGCTTCCAGTCCTTCAGCCTGGAAAGCGTCGCCCAGCAGTTGCTTGGCGAGGGCAAGGCGATCGACAACCCCTACCAGCGCATGGACGAAATCAACCGCATGTTCGCCGAGGACAAGCCGGCTCTGGCCCGCTACAACCTCAAGGACTGCGAGCTGGTGACGCGCATCTTCGCCAAGACCGAGCTGCTCACCTTCCTGCTCGAGCGAGCTACGGTCACCGGCCTGCCGGTGGATCGCAGCGGCGGTTCGGTCGCCGCCTTCAGCCACCTGTACATGCCGCTGATGCATCGACAGGGCTTCGTGGCGCCCAACCAGGGCGAGCGTCCGCCCGAAGCCAGCCCGGGCGGCTTCGTCATGGATTCGCGGCCTGGGCTTTACGAGTCGGTGCTGGTGCTGGATTACAAGAGCCTGTATCCGTCGCTGATCCGCACCTTTCTGATCGACCCGGTGGGGCTGGTCGAGGGGTTGCGTCAACCCGACGATGCCCACTCGGTTGCGGGCTTCCGCGGTGCGCGCTTTTCGCGCACTCGGCACTGCCTGCCGGCCATCGTCGAACGCGTGTGGCAGGGCCGGGAAGCCGCCAAACGGGCAGGCAACGCGCCTTTGTCGCAGGCGCTGAAAATCATCATGAACGCCTTCTACGGCGTGCTCGGCTCCAGTGGTTGCCGCTTCTTCGATACGCGCCTGGCGTCCTCGATCACCTTGCGTGGCCATGAGGTGATGCGCCGTACCCGCGAGCTGATCGAGGCCGAAGGGCATGCGGTGATTTATGGCGATACCGACTCCACCTTCGTCTGGCTGCGCAGCGCCCACCGCGAGGACGACGCCGAGCGTATCGGCCGCGGCCTGGTGCAGCGGGTCAACGCCTGGTGGCGCGAGCACCTGCAAACCGAGTTCGGCTTGCAGAGTGCTCTGGAGCTGCAGTTCGAAACCCACTTCAGCCGTTTTCTGATGCCGACCATTCGCGGCATGGAGGAGGGCAGCAAGAAGCGCTACGCCGGGCTGATCCGTCAGGCCGATGGCGGCGAGGAAATGGTCTTCAAGGGGCTGGAAACGGTACGCAGCGACTGGTCGCCGCTGGCCCGGCAGTTCCAGCAGGAGCTGTACCTGCGCATCTTCAAGCGTCAGCCCTATCAGGATTACGTGCGTGACTACGTGCAAAGCACTCTGGATGGCGAGTTCGACGAGCGACTGGTGTACCGCAAGCGTCTGCGCCGACGCCTCGATGATTATCAGCGTAACGTGCCGCCCCATGTGCGGGCGGCACGCCTGGCCGATGCCCACAATGATGAGCAGGGACGCCCTCGCCAATACCAGAGCGGCGGCTGGATCAGTTACGTGATGAGCGTGGCGGGCCCTGAACCCCTCGAGCTACGCCGCGCGCCCATCGACTACGGCCACTACCTGAGCAAGCAGCTGCAGCCGGTGGCCGATGCCATCCTGCCGTTCGTGGACGATGACTTCAGCGCACTGATCGGCGGCCAGCTCGAGTTGTTCTGA